From one Streptomyces mobaraensis genomic stretch:
- a CDS encoding SDR family oxidoreductase: MNAGTRALEGKVALVAGATRGAGRAMAVELGRAGAVVYATGRTTRGQRSEVGRPETIEETAELVTAAGGTGIAVQVDHLEIDQVKALVERIDRDHGRLDVLVNDVWGGDHLLEFETRVWDLKMERALRMLRLAQDAHLITSHCALPLLIRRAGGLVVEITDGTPEFNTDHYRGNMVFDLAKFAPARMAWALARELEPYEGTAVCLSPGFLRSEEMLEHFGVTEANWRDAVAKEPHFAIAESPAYLGRVVAALAGDPERGRWNGQARFGGELAAHYGVTDVDGSQPDCLGYFTDVVFGGREGTAEAYR, translated from the coding sequence GTGAACGCCGGAACGAGGGCACTCGAAGGCAAGGTCGCACTGGTCGCGGGCGCCACGCGGGGAGCGGGCCGGGCCATGGCGGTCGAACTCGGCCGGGCCGGGGCCGTGGTCTACGCCACCGGCCGCACCACGCGCGGACAGCGCAGCGAGGTCGGCCGGCCCGAGACCATCGAGGAGACGGCCGAGCTGGTCACGGCGGCGGGCGGCACGGGCATCGCCGTCCAGGTCGACCACCTGGAGATCGACCAGGTCAAGGCGCTCGTCGAACGCATCGACCGGGACCACGGCCGGCTCGACGTGCTCGTCAACGACGTCTGGGGCGGCGACCACCTGCTGGAGTTCGAGACCCGGGTGTGGGACCTGAAGATGGAGCGGGCGCTGCGGATGCTGCGGCTGGCGCAGGACGCGCATCTGATCACCAGCCACTGTGCGCTGCCGCTGCTCATCCGGCGGGCGGGTGGGCTGGTCGTGGAGATCACGGACGGGACGCCGGAGTTCAACACCGACCACTACCGGGGGAACATGGTCTTCGACCTCGCCAAGTTCGCGCCGGCCCGGATGGCCTGGGCACTGGCCCGGGAGCTGGAGCCGTACGAGGGGACGGCGGTCTGCCTCAGCCCCGGGTTCCTGCGGTCCGAGGAGATGCTGGAGCACTTCGGGGTGACCGAGGCGAACTGGCGGGACGCGGTCGCCAAGGAGCCGCACTTCGCGATCGCCGAGTCGCCGGCGTATCTGGGGCGGGTGGTCGCCGCTCTCGCCGGCGACCCGGAGCGGGGGCGGTGGAACGGGCAGGCGCGGTTCGGCGGCGAGCTTGCCGCTCATTACGGAGTGACCGATGTGGACGGGTCGCAGCCGGACTGTCTCGGGTACTTCACGGACGTGGTGTTCGGGGGGCGGGAGGGGACGGCGGAGGCGTATCGGTAG
- a CDS encoding helix-turn-helix transcriptional regulator, which translates to MRAARLIKLVLLLQSRASMTGGELARRLEVSERTVARDVLALSEAGIPVYADRGRTGGYRLVGGYRTRLTGLGRTEAEALFLSGVPSALREMGLADAASAARLKVSAALLPELGDAPATAAQRFHLDAPGWWQPADPPPLLPAVAEAVWDDRPLTARYGRRDGTEAERELEPYGLVLKAGVWYLIAHVTADRPGHRVYRVDRFTAVAAGTGHFDRDESFDLSAFWEERAAQFARSLLRETVVLRLTPEGARRLPYVTDRQAGRDTVEGAGAADAAGWITVTLPVESLDVAQEQLLALGPEAEVVEPAELRGRFAEAARRSAGLYGVG; encoded by the coding sequence ATGCGAGCGGCCCGCCTGATCAAACTCGTCCTGCTGCTGCAGTCCCGCGCGTCCATGACGGGCGGCGAACTGGCCCGGCGACTGGAGGTCTCCGAGCGCACGGTCGCCCGGGACGTCCTCGCCCTCTCCGAGGCCGGCATACCCGTCTACGCCGACCGCGGCCGCACCGGCGGCTACCGCCTGGTCGGCGGCTACCGCACCCGCCTCACCGGCCTCGGCCGCACCGAGGCCGAAGCCCTCTTCCTCTCCGGCGTGCCGTCCGCCCTCCGCGAGATGGGCCTCGCCGACGCCGCCTCCGCCGCCCGCCTCAAGGTCTCCGCGGCCCTCCTCCCCGAACTCGGCGACGCCCCGGCGACCGCCGCCCAGCGCTTCCACCTGGACGCGCCCGGCTGGTGGCAGCCGGCCGATCCCCCGCCCCTGCTCCCCGCCGTCGCGGAAGCCGTCTGGGACGACCGCCCGCTGACCGCCCGCTACGGGCGGCGGGACGGCACGGAGGCGGAACGGGAGCTGGAACCGTACGGCCTCGTCCTCAAGGCCGGCGTCTGGTACCTGATCGCCCACGTCACCGCCGACCGCCCCGGCCACCGCGTCTACCGGGTGGACCGCTTCACCGCCGTCGCGGCGGGCACCGGGCACTTCGACCGGGACGAATCCTTCGACCTGTCCGCCTTCTGGGAGGAGCGGGCCGCGCAGTTCGCGCGCTCGCTACTGCGCGAGACCGTCGTCCTGCGGCTGACCCCGGAGGGCGCGCGCCGGCTCCCGTACGTCACGGACCGGCAGGCCGGGCGGGACACGGTGGAGGGGGCGGGGGCGGCGGACGCGGCGGGGTGGATCACGGTGACGCTGCCTGTCGAGTCGCTCGATGTCGCCCAGGAGCAGTTGCTGGCGCTGGGGCCGGAGGCGGAGGTGGTGGAGCCGGCGGAGTTGCGGGGGCGGTTCGCGGAGGCGGCTCGGAGGAGTGCGGGGTTGTATGGGGTGGGGTGA